From the genome of Nitrospira sp., one region includes:
- a CDS encoding ABC transporter ATP-binding protein, translating to MDDIVTENLTKSYASGWPGRPPFVALDGLSLRVGRGEIFGFLGPNGAGKTTTLKILLGLVRATSGKAFLLGQPAGDVATRGRIGFLPESPYFYDYLTAEEFLGFYGQLAGLDRAAISQRVTDLLKLVGLVDARTRQLRKFSKGMLQRIGLAQALIHDPELIILDEPMTGLDPIGRKQVRDLILSLRDQGKTVFFSTHILHDVEMICDRVGIVLKGRLVASGRVDELVRQDHTHSVEIVCQQVKTDGNTLIHSLAARVLQQGKQCLIVLPNPDAVDAIVGEIRRQGGRLLSVTPHKASLEDLFFQEAAQEAARALPDMTSGRAS from the coding sequence GTGGACGATATCGTCACAGAAAATCTGACCAAATCGTACGCATCGGGTTGGCCAGGTCGACCGCCGTTCGTCGCGTTGGATGGCCTCTCCCTGCGCGTCGGCCGCGGAGAAATATTCGGATTTCTTGGCCCGAACGGGGCTGGAAAAACCACCACCTTGAAGATTTTGTTAGGGCTTGTCCGAGCTACGAGCGGGAAAGCCTTTTTGTTGGGGCAACCGGCAGGTGATGTGGCAACACGAGGCCGTATCGGCTTCCTGCCGGAGTCGCCCTACTTTTACGACTATCTGACTGCCGAAGAGTTTCTCGGGTTCTACGGGCAGTTGGCCGGCCTGGATCGCGCGGCTATCAGTCAGCGGGTGACGGATCTGTTGAAACTCGTCGGGCTTGTGGATGCACGCACCAGGCAATTGCGGAAATTCTCCAAGGGCATGCTGCAACGGATCGGACTGGCCCAGGCGCTGATTCACGACCCTGAACTGATCATCCTTGACGAGCCAATGACCGGCTTGGATCCGATCGGGAGAAAACAGGTCCGTGATCTGATTTTAAGTCTTCGGGATCAGGGCAAGACGGTCTTTTTCAGCACGCACATTCTGCATGACGTCGAGATGATCTGCGATCGTGTCGGGATCGTGCTGAAAGGGCGTCTCGTCGCCAGCGGGCGGGTCGACGAACTGGTACGACAGGACCATACCCACTCCGTCGAGATCGTCTGTCAGCAGGTCAAGACAGACGGCAATACGCTCATCCACTCGCTCGCCGCGCGGGTGCTTCAACAGGGAAAGCAATGCCTCATTGTATTGCCAAATCCTGATGCGGTGGACGCAATCGTGGGAGAGATTCGTCGCCAGGGCGGACGGCTGCTCTCCGTGACTCCTCATAAGGCGTCGCTGGAGGATCTGTTTTTTCAAGAGGCCGCGCAAGAGGCCGCGCGGGCATTGCCGGATATGACCAGTGGGAGGGCGTCCTGA
- a CDS encoding ABC transporter permease subunit has protein sequence MGAIGVIALNAFRESLRDKILYNLVLFAGLLIGLSVLLADLSITEHHKVITDMGLAAINLIGVIIAIFVGISLVNKEIERRTIYTIMARPISRTFFILGKYLGLALTLFVNMAIMMAVFLATLWLYHVPIERSLFQAVELIFVEILVVTAIALFFSTFTSTTLSAIFTLGLYVIGHLTADLRSVVANSESGGVKAVVDLLYYLCPNLEMLNIKGQAAVGILVAPEYLLLASLYGVMYAGVLLTSACLVFQKRDF, from the coding sequence ATGGGTGCGATCGGGGTCATTGCCTTGAATGCGTTCCGTGAGAGCCTACGGGACAAGATTTTGTACAACCTCGTTCTGTTCGCGGGGTTGCTGATCGGGTTGTCGGTGCTGCTGGCAGACCTTTCCATTACGGAACATCACAAAGTAATTACCGACATGGGCCTGGCAGCGATCAACCTGATCGGTGTCATCATCGCCATTTTTGTCGGCATCAGTTTGGTCAATAAGGAAATCGAACGGCGCACGATCTACACGATCATGGCCAGGCCGATCAGCCGAACGTTTTTTATTCTAGGGAAGTATCTCGGTCTGGCCCTGACGCTGTTCGTCAATATGGCCATTATGATGGCCGTATTTCTCGCCACCCTCTGGCTCTATCACGTCCCCATCGAGCGGTCGCTGTTTCAAGCGGTGGAACTGATTTTTGTGGAGATTCTTGTTGTCACGGCCATCGCCCTCTTTTTTTCGACATTCACCTCCACAACATTGAGCGCCATCTTTACCCTGGGGCTCTATGTCATTGGGCATCTGACGGCGGACTTGAGGAGTGTGGTGGCGAATAGTGAGAGCGGAGGAGTGAAGGCCGTCGTGGACCTGTTGTATTACCTCTGTCCGAACCTGGAGATGCTCAATATCAAGGGACAGGCTGCCGTGGGGATTCTCGTGGCACCGGAATATCTATTGCTCGCGTCGCTATACGGAGTGATGTACGCCGGTGTGCTGCTTACCAGTGCATGCTTGGTGTTCCAAAAACGGGATTTCTGA
- a CDS encoding ABC transporter permease, which yields MQAPSVPLTHETKTRDVYWEHLWDLVVILTQKEIKARYKNSALGYVWSVANPLLFAVIYYIVFGQIMKVPIENYSLFLMAALLPWHWLANSVIAAPNVFLANATLIKKVRFPRNVLVVSYVLNEGIHFVLSIPVIAGFLLVNHMTPTVTWLTGIPVLLVAQFLIVYGIAITLASLNLFFRDLERLTALFVTVLFFLTPITYSSAMVPDSYRTLLYANPVASLIESWRELFMHGQLSWLVVGACYLSALGTVLIGSLVYWRMSSKFAEVI from the coding sequence ATGCAGGCACCATCTGTCCCATTAACGCACGAGACTAAAACGCGCGATGTGTATTGGGAGCACCTCTGGGATCTTGTAGTGATCCTGACCCAGAAGGAAATTAAAGCTCGGTACAAAAATAGCGCACTGGGATATGTGTGGTCTGTTGCCAACCCTCTGCTGTTTGCAGTCATTTACTACATCGTGTTTGGGCAGATCATGAAGGTCCCCATCGAAAATTATTCACTGTTTTTGATGGCGGCGCTCTTGCCTTGGCATTGGCTGGCCAATTCCGTCATTGCCGCACCCAATGTGTTTCTTGCAAACGCGACTCTGATTAAGAAAGTGCGTTTCCCTCGGAATGTCCTGGTCGTATCCTATGTACTGAATGAGGGTATTCACTTCGTCTTATCAATCCCGGTCATTGCTGGTTTCCTGCTGGTGAATCACATGACTCCCACGGTGACCTGGCTGACCGGCATTCCAGTTCTGCTCGTGGCACAATTCCTGATCGTGTATGGCATTGCGATCACATTGGCGTCTCTCAACCTTTTTTTTAGAGATTTGGAGCGACTGACAGCACTTTTTGTGACGGTGTTGTTCTTTTTGACTCCGATTACCTACTCGAGTGCGATGGTACCAGACTCCTATCGCACGCTCTTGTATGCCAACCCGGTTGCTTCGTTGATAGAGAGTTGGCGTGAACTATTTATGCACGGACAACTGAGTTGGCTGGTGGTCGGCGCCTGCTATCTCAGCGCGCTTGGCACAGTTCTAATCGGCAGCCTTGTGTATTGGCGAATGTCGTCTAAGTTTGCCGAGGTCATATGA